One part of the Melospiza melodia melodia isolate bMelMel2 chromosome 3, bMelMel2.pri, whole genome shotgun sequence genome encodes these proteins:
- the DEGS1 gene encoding sphingolipid delta(4)-desaturase DES1 — translation MGNTVAREDFEWVYTDQPHADRRKEILAKHPEIKALMKPDYNLIWVVVLMVLAQLTAFYLVKDLDWKWVVFWAYVFGSCISHSMTLAIHEISHNSAFGNCKAMWNRWFGIFANLPLGLPYSISFKRYHMDHHRYLGGDGIDVDIPTNFEGWFFCTRFRKFIWIVLQPFFYAIRPLCINPKPISRLEIINLLAQLAFDVVIYYLWGVKSIFYMLAGSVLGLGLHPISGHFIAEHYMFLKGHETYSYYGPLNLLTFNVGYHNEHHDFPNIPGKSLPLVKKIAAEYYDNLPQYNSWIRVLYDFVMDDTISPYSRMKRQLKGEVKQD, via the exons ATGGGGAACACTGTGGCCAGGGAGGATTTCGAGTGGGTCTACACGGACCAGCCGCACGCCGACCGCCGCAAGGAGATCCTGG CTAAACATCCGGAGATCAAAGCATTGATGAAGCCAGACTACAACCTGATCTGGGTGGTTGTGCTGATGGTTCTGGCGCAGCTGACTGCATTCTACCTGGTTAAAGACTTGGATTGGAAATGGGTTGTCTTCTGGGCTTACGTTTTTGGAAGCTGCATTAGTCACTCCATGACTCTGGCTATCCACGAGATCTCCCACAACAGTGCCTTTGGCAACTGCAAAGCCATGTGGAATCGATGGTTTGGAATATTTGCCAACCTTCCTCTGGGTCTCCCCTACTCCATCTCCTTCAAGAGGTACCACATGGATCACCATCGGTACCTGGGCGGTGACGGCATCGATGTGGACATTCCCACCAACTTCGAGGGCTGGTTTTTCTGCACCCGGTTTAGGAAGTTCATATGGATTGTTCTTCAGCCCTTTTTCTATGCCATTAGACCTCTCTGCATCAATCCTAAGCCCATTAGTCGACTTGAAATAATCAATTTATTGGCTCAACTCGCCTTTGATGTGGTAATATATTATTTATGGGGAGTCAAATCCATTTTTTACATGCTTGCTGGTTCAGTACTTGGTCTTGGGTTGCACCCAATTTCAGGACACTTCATTGCTGAACATTACATGTTTCTAAAAGGACATGAGACCTACTCCTACTATGGGCCACTTAATTTGCTCACTTTTAATGTTGGCTATCACAATGAACATCATGACTTCCCCAATATTCCTGGCAAGAGCCTTCCACTG GTGAAGAAAATAGCAGCTGAATACTATGACAACCTGCCCCAGTATAACTCTTGGATAAGAGTCCTGTATGACTTCGTGATGGATGACACAATCAGCCCATACTCACGCATGAAAAGGCAATTAAAGGGTGAAGTGAAGCAAGATTAA